The Struthio camelus isolate bStrCam1 chromosome 12, bStrCam1.hap1, whole genome shotgun sequence genome includes a window with the following:
- the LYSMD4 gene encoding lysM and putative peptidoglycan-binding domain-containing protein 4, with amino-acid sequence MRLHESRTGSFQAPVTVHNCPGNQVYVFQNGRSDSEESSEEELNVTELRPRGKEQRRRGASQGNVGDVVLLEREVTQDDSLNKLALQYGCKVADIKRVNNFIREQDLYALKSIKIPVKTHGLLTENGQELRPLQTARCQAGLTLVDILESDDSAAASNCTESRYLNDYFKGIDKSIQDAVQAEVQINAEYCTEALERPLLESEKQETSNGADCGIQWWNAVFIMLLIGIVLPVFYITYFKTQESGATAHTSSTTLTSTISADRLEGKLPQNLVVKEIPKEGIKLNRASPPSTEVHKRVTLTVVESGG; translated from the exons ATGAGGCTGCATGAGAGCCGAACCGGATCCTTTCAGGCTCCTGTCACCGTCCATAATTGTCCGGGCAACCAGGTGTATGTGTTTCAAAATGGCCGCTCCGATTCAGAGGAGTCCTCGGAGGAAGAGCTGAATGTCACGGAGCTGCGACCCAGGGGCAAagagcagcggcggcgcggcgcttcCCAGGGCAACGTGGGAGACGTGGTGCTGCTGGAGCGGGAGGTCACGCAGGACGACAGTCTTAACAAGCTGGCCCTGCAGTATGGTTGTAAG GTCGCAGATATCAAACGCGTCAACAACTTCATCAGGGAGCAGGACTTGTATGCGTTGAAGTCCATCAAGATCCCCGTGAAGACCCACGGGCTGTTAACAGAAAATGGCCAAGAATTAAGGCCTCTCCAGACTGCACGCTGCCAGGCTGGCCTAACACTTGTGGACATACTGGAGTCTGATGACAGTGCTGCAGCCAGCAACTGTACTGAAAGCAGATACCTGAATGACTACTTTAAGGGAATTGACAAGAGTATTCAGGATGCAGTACAGGCAGAAGTCCAGATAAACGCAGAGTATTGCACAGAGGCACTGGAGAGGCCTTTGCTCGAGTCGGAGAAGCAGGAGACCAGTAATGGTGCGGACTGTGGAATCCAGTGGTGGAATGCAGTTTTTATTATGCTTCTGATAGGAATTGTCCTGCCAGTATTTTATATCACCTACTTTAAAACACAAGAGAGTGGTGCAACAGCCCATACCTCCAGCACAACACTAACCTCAACTATTTCAGCAGATAGATTAGAAGGGAAATTACCACAAAACTTAGTTGTAAAAGAAATTCCCAAGGAGGGGATCAAGCTAAATAGAGCCTCCCCTCCCAGCACTGAAGTCCATAAACGAGTGACACTGACTGTAGTGGAGTCAGGGGGATAG